Proteins encoded within one genomic window of Sphingosinicella ginsenosidimutans:
- the recN gene encoding DNA repair protein RecN, giving the protein MLTRLSIRDVVLIETLDLDFAPGLGVLTGETGAGKSILLDALGLALGARADSGLVRAGQAQAAVSTSFDLAGGHPAFALLEENGLASEPGEPLVIRRVVRADGGSRAFVNDQSVSAGLLRELGGLLVEIHGQHDDRGLLNPRGHRALLDAYGRIDTAGIAAAWLRLGAAREALDEARRTFEEAQRDRDWLAHSVAELDALDPQPGEEESLANLRATMQAGARLGEELAGVSALLGGSEGGLAALRQAARRLDRIAAEHPLLTDALAALDRAVIEASEGEDALERASAALAFDPARLEAAEARLFDIRALARKHRIEPEGLPGLREELAAKLGAIEAGGERLAELKAQVEAAQADYDAAASRLSDARREAAARLDAAVAAELAPLKLDAARLRTAIGEAEPSASGRDRVEFEVSTNPGAPFGSLTKIASGGELSRFILALKVALAQESGATTMIFDEIDRGVGGAVASAIGDRLHRLAAGGQVLVVTHSPQVAARGARHLLIEKSHDGLVTRTSVHALDAAKRREEIARMLSGAEVTDEARAQAARLLEAA; this is encoded by the coding sequence ATGCTAACCCGCCTCTCGATCCGCGATGTCGTCCTGATCGAGACGCTCGACCTCGATTTCGCGCCCGGGCTTGGCGTGCTCACCGGCGAGACCGGGGCGGGCAAATCGATCCTGCTGGACGCGCTGGGCCTCGCGCTGGGGGCGCGGGCCGATTCGGGGCTGGTGCGCGCCGGCCAGGCGCAGGCCGCGGTCTCGACCAGCTTCGATCTTGCGGGCGGCCACCCCGCCTTCGCCTTGCTCGAGGAGAACGGCCTGGCGAGCGAACCGGGCGAGCCGCTCGTGATCCGCCGCGTCGTCCGCGCCGACGGGGGCAGCCGCGCCTTCGTCAACGATCAGTCCGTTTCCGCCGGCCTGCTGCGCGAGCTTGGCGGCCTGCTCGTGGAAATCCACGGCCAGCATGACGATCGCGGCCTCCTCAATCCGCGCGGCCACCGCGCGCTGCTCGACGCCTATGGCCGGATCGACACCGCGGGCATCGCAGCCGCCTGGCTGCGACTCGGCGCGGCGCGCGAGGCGCTCGACGAGGCGCGGCGGACCTTCGAGGAGGCGCAGCGCGACCGCGACTGGCTTGCCCATTCCGTGGCCGAGCTCGACGCGCTCGATCCCCAGCCGGGCGAGGAGGAGAGCCTCGCCAACCTGCGCGCGACGATGCAGGCCGGAGCGCGGCTCGGCGAGGAACTGGCGGGCGTTTCCGCGTTGCTCGGCGGCTCGGAGGGCGGCCTCGCGGCGCTGCGCCAGGCGGCGCGGCGGCTCGACAGGATCGCCGCCGAGCATCCGCTGCTCACCGATGCCCTCGCCGCGCTCGACCGGGCCGTGATCGAGGCGTCGGAGGGCGAGGACGCGCTGGAGCGGGCGAGCGCGGCGCTTGCTTTCGATCCGGCGCGGCTGGAGGCGGCCGAGGCGCGGCTCTTCGATATCCGCGCGCTCGCCCGCAAGCACCGGATCGAGCCCGAAGGCCTGCCCGGGCTGCGCGAGGAGCTGGCGGCGAAGCTCGGCGCGATCGAGGCGGGCGGCGAGCGGCTTGCCGAACTGAAGGCACAGGTGGAAGCGGCCCAGGCCGATTATGACGCGGCCGCGAGCCGGCTCAGCGACGCGCGGCGCGAAGCGGCGGCCCGGCTCGACGCGGCGGTCGCCGCCGAGCTCGCGCCGCTGAAGCTCGACGCCGCCCGCCTGCGAACCGCGATCGGCGAGGCCGAACCATCTGCCTCGGGCCGCGATCGCGTCGAGTTCGAAGTCTCGACCAATCCCGGCGCGCCGTTCGGGTCGCTGACGAAGATCGCGTCGGGCGGCGAGCTGTCGCGCTTCATCCTGGCGCTCAAGGTCGCGCTCGCACAGGAAAGCGGGGCGACGACGATGATCTTTGACGAGATCGACCGCGGCGTCGGCGGCGCGGTGGCAAGCGCGATCGGCGATCGTCTGCACCGGCTGGCGGCGGGCGGCCAGGTGCTCGTCGTCACCCACAGCCCCCAGGTCGCCGCGCGCGGCGCGCGCCATTTGCTCATCGAAAAGAGCCATGACGGCCTCGTCACCCGCACCAGCGTCCACGCGCTGGATGCCGCGAAGCGGCGCGAGGAGATCGCGCGGATGCTCTCCGGCGCCGAAGTCACCGACGAGGCGCGCGCGCAGGCGGCAAGGCTGCTGGAGGCGGCATGA
- the ligA gene encoding NAD-dependent DNA ligase LigA codes for MTEAEAAAALERLAREIAHHSRLYHTDDAPEISDAAYDALVRENAAIEAEFPHLIRADSPSRQVGAAPAAYLAKVRHAVPMLSLDNAFSDEEVAEFLGRVRRYLALGEEAELAIVAEPKIDGLSCSLRYEKGALVLAATRGDGTTGEDVTPNARTIADIPRQLPKGVPDIFEVRGEVYMSKADFAALNARLLADAEDPEKARQFANPRNAAAGSLRQKDAAVTAARPLRFYAHGWGEASSVPAETQLEMMRIIESWGIPIARDIALCASLEDMLAHYRRIGAERADLPFDIDGVVYKVNRLDWQARLGQVARAPRWALAHKFPAEKAETELLAIDIQVGRTGKLTPVARLKPVGVGGVTVTNATLHNADEIARLGVRVGDRVLIQRAGDVIPQVLENLTPDRAAPPYVFPDKCPICNSDAVREEGEVDVRCTGGLICPAQRVERLRHFVSRHALDIEGLGITHIDNFFADGLIRSPADIFTLKKEDLLARERWAELSARNLIDAIDAKRNPPLDRFLFALGIRHVGEVTARDLARRYRSWAAFEAMIDATLALRRGMAPVIGEEERKFLARRDKAVVEAVATPNIGPEVANALLDFFEEPHNREVLAAIFAAGVTIADVIHEVRQSPVTGKTVVFTGSLESLSRDEAKAQAEALGAKAAGDVSKKTDLVVAGPGAGSKLKKAADLGIEVINEAAWLAIVAAARG; via the coding sequence ATGACCGAAGCCGAAGCCGCCGCCGCGCTGGAGCGCCTCGCCCGCGAGATCGCCCACCATTCGCGCCTCTACCATACCGACGACGCGCCGGAGATTTCGGACGCCGCCTATGACGCGCTGGTGCGCGAAAATGCGGCGATCGAGGCGGAATTCCCGCACCTGATCCGCGCCGACAGCCCCTCGCGCCAGGTCGGCGCGGCGCCGGCGGCCTATCTTGCCAAGGTCCGCCATGCGGTGCCGATGCTCAGCCTCGACAACGCCTTTTCGGATGAGGAGGTGGCGGAGTTCCTCGGCCGGGTGCGGCGCTATCTGGCGCTCGGCGAGGAGGCCGAGCTTGCGATCGTCGCCGAGCCGAAGATCGACGGCCTGTCCTGCTCGCTGCGGTACGAGAAAGGGGCGCTGGTCCTCGCGGCGACGCGCGGCGACGGGACGACCGGCGAGGATGTGACGCCCAATGCGCGCACAATCGCCGACATCCCGCGTCAGCTTCCGAAGGGCGTGCCCGACATCTTCGAGGTGCGGGGCGAAGTCTATATGTCGAAGGCGGACTTCGCGGCCCTGAACGCGCGGCTGCTCGCCGACGCGGAGGATCCCGAAAAGGCCCGCCAGTTCGCCAATCCGCGCAACGCCGCCGCGGGCTCGCTGCGCCAGAAGGATGCGGCGGTCACCGCGGCGCGCCCGCTTCGCTTCTACGCCCATGGCTGGGGCGAGGCCTCGTCGGTGCCGGCCGAAACGCAGCTCGAGATGATGCGGATCATCGAGAGCTGGGGAATCCCGATCGCGCGCGACATCGCCTTGTGCGCGAGCCTTGAGGACATGCTCGCCCATTATCGCAGGATCGGCGCCGAGCGGGCGGACCTGCCGTTCGACATCGACGGCGTCGTCTACAAGGTGAACCGGCTCGACTGGCAGGCGCGGCTCGGCCAGGTCGCGCGCGCGCCGCGCTGGGCGCTGGCGCACAAATTCCCGGCGGAGAAGGCCGAGACGGAGCTGCTGGCGATCGACATTCAGGTCGGCCGCACCGGCAAGCTCACGCCGGTCGCGCGGCTGAAGCCGGTCGGCGTCGGCGGCGTCACCGTCACCAATGCGACGCTCCACAATGCGGACGAGATCGCGCGATTGGGCGTGCGCGTCGGCGATCGCGTGCTGATCCAGCGCGCCGGCGACGTCATCCCGCAGGTGCTGGAGAATCTGACGCCGGATCGCGCGGCGCCGCCCTATGTCTTCCCGGACAAATGCCCGATCTGCAATTCCGATGCGGTGCGCGAGGAGGGCGAGGTCGACGTGCGCTGCACGGGCGGCCTCATCTGCCCGGCGCAGCGCGTCGAGCGGCTCAGGCATTTCGTCAGCCGCCATGCGCTCGATATCGAGGGGCTGGGCATCACCCATATCGATAATTTCTTCGCCGACGGCCTGATCCGCTCGCCGGCCGACATCTTCACGCTGAAGAAGGAGGATCTGCTCGCCCGCGAGCGCTGGGCGGAGCTTTCGGCGCGGAACCTGATCGACGCGATCGACGCGAAGCGCAATCCGCCGCTCGATCGCTTCCTCTTCGCGCTCGGCATCCGCCATGTCGGTGAGGTGACGGCGCGCGATCTCGCCCGGCGCTACCGGAGCTGGGCGGCCTTCGAGGCGATGATCGACGCCACGCTGGCGCTCCGGCGCGGGATGGCGCCGGTGATCGGCGAGGAGGAGCGAAAGTTCCTTGCCCGGCGCGACAAGGCGGTGGTCGAGGCGGTGGCGACGCCCAATATCGGCCCCGAGGTCGCCAACGCGCTGCTCGATTTCTTCGAGGAGCCCCATAATCGCGAGGTGCTCGCCGCGATCTTCGCAGCCGGCGTCACCATCGCCGACGTGATCCACGAGGTCAGGCAATCTCCGGTGACCGGCAAGACCGTGGTGTTCACCGGGAGCCTTGAAAGCCTGTCGCGCGACGAGGCGAAGGCGCAGGCCGAGGCGCTGGGCGCGAAGGCGGCGGGCGACGTTTCGAAGAAGACCGACCTGGTCGTCGCCGGCCCGGGCGCCGGATCGAAGCTCAAGAAAGCCGCCGATCTCGGCATCGAGGTGATCAACGAGGCCGCCTGGCTCGCCATCGTCGCAGCGGCAAGGGGCTGA
- the hslV gene encoding ATP-dependent protease subunit HslV translates to MEVWHGTTIIGVRKNGKVVVAGDGQVSLQSTVIKPNAKKVRRLGGGTGSGQSGVIGGFAGATADAFTLFERLERKLEQHNGQLLRAAVELAKDWRTDKYLRNLEAMMIVADRDVTLILTGNGDVLEPANGVAAIGSGGNFALAAANALYDYEEDAEVIARKAMKIAADICVYTNENLTVETIEAK, encoded by the coding sequence ATGGAAGTCTGGCACGGCACGACGATCATCGGCGTGCGCAAGAACGGCAAGGTCGTGGTCGCCGGAGACGGGCAGGTCTCGCTCCAGTCCACCGTCATCAAGCCCAATGCGAAGAAGGTGCGGCGGCTAGGCGGCGGCACCGGGTCCGGACAGTCCGGCGTGATCGGCGGCTTCGCCGGCGCGACCGCCGACGCCTTCACCCTCTTCGAACGGCTGGAGCGCAAGCTGGAGCAGCATAACGGCCAGTTGCTGCGCGCCGCGGTCGAGCTCGCCAAGGATTGGCGCACCGACAAATATCTTCGCAACCTCGAGGCGATGATGATCGTCGCCGACAGGGACGTGACGTTGATCCTCACCGGCAATGGCGATGTGCTGGAGCCGGCGAACGGCGTCGCGGCGATCGGGTCCGGCGGCAATTTCGCCCTCGCCGCCGCCAATGCGCTCTACGATTATGAGGAGGATGCGGAGGTCATCGCGCGCAAGGCGATGAAGATCGCCGCCGACATCTGCGTCTACACCAACGAAAATCTCACCGTGGAGACGATCGAAGCGAAGTGA
- a CDS encoding FAD-dependent oxidoreductase: MRADRAAARTKTAFRPRDEGGYGVPMHRRAFLGSAAATLALPACATVQPRMAARGCLPAVDVSPDRVIRTLAGLRPFRPAGFRVEAATLGDKRIVHNYGHGGAGITLSWGTSKLACDIGLQGHEGPVAVIGAGVMGLSTARLAQEAGFDVTIYTKALPPETTSNIAGGQWHPFGHFDRSAVTDEWRARYLAAAAYSWRRFQIMVGDDYGVRWLPTYSQGGAEEQLFPSFPPNSRALRPEEHPFPLDRVSRFDTIYVEVGRYLRQMIRDVQVAGGAVHVRDFASPADVAALPERLIFNCTGLGARALFGDETLIPIRGQLAILEPQPEIAYAFTGDAGYMFPRPDGILLGGTFERNVWDATPQPDAIARIVASHQRLFAGFRCTA; the protein is encoded by the coding sequence GTGAGGGCGGATCGCGCGGCGGCGCGGACGAAAACGGCCTTTCGCCCGCGCGACGAAGGCGGTTACGGTGTCCCCATGCACCGCCGCGCCTTTCTCGGGTCCGCCGCCGCCACGCTTGCGCTTCCCGCCTGCGCGACCGTGCAGCCACGGATGGCGGCGCGCGGCTGCCTGCCGGCGGTGGACGTCTCGCCCGATCGCGTGATCCGAACGCTCGCCGGGCTGCGTCCCTTCCGGCCGGCTGGCTTCCGGGTCGAGGCGGCGACGCTCGGCGACAAGCGCATCGTCCACAATTACGGCCATGGCGGCGCTGGGATCACGCTGTCCTGGGGCACGTCGAAGCTCGCCTGCGACATCGGCCTGCAGGGGCATGAGGGCCCCGTCGCGGTGATCGGCGCCGGCGTGATGGGCCTCTCGACCGCGCGGCTCGCGCAGGAAGCGGGTTTCGACGTCACGATCTACACGAAGGCGCTGCCGCCCGAGACGACCTCGAACATCGCTGGCGGCCAGTGGCATCCCTTCGGCCATTTCGACCGCAGCGCCGTGACGGACGAGTGGCGCGCCCGCTACCTCGCGGCGGCCGCCTATAGCTGGCGGCGGTTCCAGATCATGGTCGGCGACGATTATGGCGTCCGCTGGCTGCCGACCTACAGCCAGGGCGGCGCCGAGGAGCAGCTCTTCCCCTCTTTCCCGCCGAACAGCCGCGCGCTCCGCCCGGAGGAGCACCCCTTCCCGCTCGATCGCGTCTCGCGCTTCGACACCATCTATGTCGAGGTCGGCCGCTATCTCCGCCAGATGATCCGCGACGTGCAGGTTGCCGGCGGCGCGGTCCATGTCCGCGATTTCGCGTCCCCGGCCGATGTCGCGGCGCTCCCTGAGCGGCTGATCTTCAATTGCACCGGGCTCGGCGCGCGGGCGCTCTTCGGCGACGAGACCCTGATCCCGATCCGGGGCCAGCTCGCCATCCTGGAGCCGCAGCCGGAGATCGCCTACGCCTTCACCGGCGATGCGGGCTATATGTTCCCCCGGCCCGACGGCATCCTGCTTGGCGGCACGTTCGAGCGGAATGTCTGGGACGCGACGCCGCAGCCCGACGCCATCGCCCGTATCGTCGCCTCGCATCAACGCCTGTTCGCCGGCTTCCGCTGCACCGCTTGA
- the hslU gene encoding ATP-dependent protease ATPase subunit HslU, protein MNDALTPKAVVAALDQHIIGQDEAKRAVAVALRNRWRRQQLPDGLRDEVTPKNILMIGPTGCGKTEISRRLAKLADAPFVKVEATKFTEVGYVGRDVEQIARDLVEEAVRLERERRREAVKGAAEAAAIERLLDALTGKDASAATRESFRRMLGEGHLNDREVEIDVSDQPQTPFEIPGLGGQVGMINLSDMMSKAMGQQPRKKRKMPVREALAKLVEEEQDKRLDPDDLNRTALRDAEANGIVFIDEIDKIAVSDVRGGSVSREGVQRDLLPLIEGTTVATKYGPMKTDHILFIASGAFHVAKPSDLLPELQGRLPIRVELKALTEADFIRILSDTRASLTEQYRALLGTEGVSVEFAEDGIAALARIAAEVNESLENIGARRLQTVMEKLLDGVSFEAEDRRGETITVDAAYVEAQLQSIARNADLSKYVL, encoded by the coding sequence ATGAACGACGCCCTCACCCCCAAGGCCGTGGTCGCCGCGCTGGATCAGCACATCATCGGTCAGGACGAGGCCAAGCGCGCCGTCGCGGTGGCGCTTCGCAACCGCTGGCGCCGCCAGCAGCTCCCCGACGGGCTGCGCGACGAGGTGACGCCCAAGAACATCCTGATGATCGGCCCCACCGGCTGCGGCAAGACCGAGATCAGCCGGCGGCTGGCCAAGCTCGCCGATGCGCCGTTCGTGAAGGTCGAGGCGACCAAGTTCACCGAAGTCGGCTATGTCGGCCGCGACGTCGAGCAGATCGCCCGCGATCTCGTCGAGGAAGCGGTGCGGCTCGAGCGCGAGCGCCGGCGCGAGGCGGTGAAGGGCGCGGCCGAGGCGGCGGCGATCGAGCGGCTGCTCGACGCGCTGACGGGCAAGGACGCGTCGGCCGCCACCCGCGAGAGCTTCCGCCGGATGCTCGGCGAAGGCCACCTCAACGATCGCGAGGTCGAGATCGACGTCTCCGATCAGCCGCAGACGCCGTTCGAGATCCCGGGCCTCGGCGGCCAGGTCGGCATGATCAACCTGAGCGACATGATGAGCAAGGCGATGGGCCAGCAGCCCAGGAAGAAGCGCAAGATGCCGGTGCGCGAGGCGCTCGCCAAGCTGGTCGAGGAGGAACAGGACAAGAGGCTCGATCCCGATGACCTCAACCGCACCGCGCTTCGCGATGCCGAGGCGAACGGGATCGTCTTCATCGACGAGATCGACAAGATCGCCGTCTCCGACGTGCGCGGCGGATCGGTGAGCCGCGAAGGCGTGCAGCGCGACCTGCTGCCGCTGATCGAGGGCACCACGGTCGCCACCAAATACGGGCCGATGAAGACCGATCACATCCTCTTCATCGCCTCGGGCGCGTTCCACGTCGCCAAGCCGAGCGACCTGCTTCCCGAGCTCCAGGGCCGCCTGCCGATCCGGGTGGAGCTCAAGGCGCTGACCGAGGCCGATTTCATCCGCATCCTCTCCGACACGCGCGCGAGCCTGACCGAGCAATATCGCGCCCTGCTCGGGACCGAGGGGGTCAGCGTCGAATTCGCCGAAGACGGGATCGCCGCGCTCGCCCGCATCGCCGCCGAGGTCAATGAGAGCCTGGAGAATATCGGCGCGCGCCGGCTCCAGACGGTCATGGAAAAGCTGCTCGATGGCGTGAGCTTCGAGGCCGAGGATCGGCGCGGCGAGACGATTACCGTCGATGCCGCCTATGTCGAGGCGCAGCTCCAGAGCATCGCCCGCAACGCCGATCTCAGCAAATACGTGCTCTGA
- a CDS encoding autotransporter domain-containing protein, which translates to MSAAAVIALAAPSVAAAESLDDFSISPNTSSQALATRSLVSAQSAVISTPNGPEQMVNDPQIVVRSDHNANQPPPTGPLSTGINGIGQIVTDQGGGFVGLCTGTLINPRTVIFAAHCVNEEAASAYGAASGGTAIMVDFNDNTLATLRQWLGLDGGTLYASNPNAHYFNINQVWYDPRSLADNSCTAPGSCFLQADVALGTLDTPATGIPTWALLFSPLSGPTHGVITGYGNSGTSASRSLANDWRRRAAENIISLLGSLDDVDNWLFSGGPFTDNPQNLYQLDFNDPAGTGGFNGTRNFDFGIFNDSALPNEGITAPGDSGGPLIADQAYNRSVVVGVLSGGSRYFSAQLNNNYGATSFYQPLYLFWDVIVANNPYAYTAAKAGDGAWEDPNHWVQLMDPNYFVDIGGSLVNALPTTPANGTAGGGPKFGSVCFLGDCIDLTQFGTSLGANQTIVIPGGPGSTNFVPNNVDPDPAHGVRAHYYDVTLSKVGTTTLSSAVTVDRFSIQGTVLTLLNVRPNGTLTSLVDYTQLGGQTNVDGRINVGGDYLLAAGLLTGLGTIRTPFLTSAAGRIAPAQVGPIGTLTVEGNVILASGSRLQIDLTRTGSDVLRVVAGAGSPGQASLGGIVQFQTGLGTAPRAGQSYTFLTAAGGVDLTFDSVQSNLGTLQPTVTYGPNSVTVSLAAGSLAATAAAGGGGGGIADTIANLLDQIRNGSYDALYGLYGAIDVMNPQMLAATLRGLAPDLAADGVVMQDRQSRMMMNNITDRLGMLGTIADGTMSFSADSGLFSVMAGNSAPSTLGVASVVPASTAMHALPRGVTGFAASGFTNSASTIGSSQAGVYGGQRNWYASMGLETQVADHVTFGTAFGYSHGITQPGAALSQNQSTISQVAAYGSYRLGHGAYVAGVASAEISRFDVNRAFSAGNFAQYFGGATSASRYTAMAETGMNLPFHGLTVTPRASLTYSNYHLSGFQEQGGEDALKFDSLNIQRLESRIGASVGGEMRIGRSGWRFQPQLRADFVSALSGANNGLSVRFAAAPDAAFMLPIAGGDRAWGEVRGGLHIGNGRMNFGAGVESSLGRSDYRDDRAVADFTVNF; encoded by the coding sequence ATGTCGGCCGCGGCAGTCATTGCCCTGGCGGCGCCGTCGGTGGCGGCGGCGGAATCACTCGACGATTTCAGCATCTCGCCCAACACGTCCAGCCAGGCGCTTGCGACCCGCAGCCTGGTGAGCGCCCAATCGGCGGTCATTTCGACGCCGAACGGCCCCGAGCAGATGGTGAACGATCCGCAGATCGTCGTCCGCAGCGATCATAATGCCAACCAGCCGCCCCCCACTGGCCCGCTCAGCACGGGCATCAACGGAATCGGCCAGATCGTCACCGACCAGGGCGGCGGCTTCGTCGGCCTGTGCACCGGCACCCTCATCAACCCGCGCACCGTGATCTTCGCGGCGCACTGCGTGAACGAGGAAGCGGCCTCGGCCTATGGCGCCGCCAGCGGCGGCACCGCGATCATGGTCGATTTCAACGACAACACGCTGGCGACGCTTCGCCAGTGGCTCGGCCTGGATGGCGGAACGCTCTATGCGAGCAATCCGAACGCCCATTACTTCAACATCAACCAGGTCTGGTACGATCCGCGCTCGCTGGCGGATAATTCGTGCACCGCGCCCGGTTCCTGCTTCCTGCAGGCCGACGTTGCGCTCGGCACGCTCGACACGCCGGCCACCGGCATCCCGACCTGGGCGCTGCTCTTCTCGCCGCTCAGCGGGCCGACCCACGGGGTCATCACCGGCTACGGCAACAGCGGAACCTCCGCGTCGCGCTCGCTCGCCAACGACTGGCGCCGCCGCGCGGCCGAGAACATCATTTCGCTGCTCGGCTCGCTCGATGATGTCGACAACTGGCTGTTCTCGGGCGGCCCGTTCACCGACAATCCGCAAAACCTGTACCAGCTGGACTTCAACGATCCGGCCGGCACCGGCGGTTTCAACGGCACCCGGAACTTCGATTTCGGCATCTTCAACGATTCGGCGCTGCCGAACGAGGGGATCACCGCGCCGGGCGATTCGGGCGGCCCGCTGATCGCCGACCAGGCCTATAACCGCAGCGTCGTCGTCGGCGTCCTGTCGGGCGGCTCGCGCTATTTCTCGGCGCAGCTGAACAACAATTACGGGGCGACCAGCTTCTATCAGCCGCTCTATCTGTTCTGGGACGTCATCGTCGCCAACAATCCCTACGCCTACACCGCCGCGAAGGCCGGCGACGGCGCCTGGGAGGATCCCAATCACTGGGTCCAGCTGATGGATCCGAACTATTTCGTCGATATCGGCGGCAGCCTGGTCAACGCGCTGCCGACGACGCCGGCGAACGGAACCGCCGGCGGCGGCCCGAAGTTCGGTTCGGTCTGCTTCCTCGGCGACTGCATCGATCTCACCCAGTTCGGCACCTCGCTCGGTGCGAACCAGACGATCGTCATTCCCGGCGGCCCCGGCTCGACCAACTTCGTGCCGAACAATGTCGATCCGGATCCGGCCCACGGGGTTCGCGCGCATTATTATGACGTGACCCTGTCGAAGGTCGGCACGACGACGCTGAGCTCGGCCGTGACGGTCGACCGCTTCTCGATCCAGGGAACGGTGCTGACGCTGCTCAACGTCCGTCCGAACGGCACACTGACGTCGCTGGTCGATTACACGCAGCTCGGCGGCCAGACCAATGTCGACGGTCGGATCAACGTCGGCGGCGATTATCTGCTTGCCGCCGGCCTGCTCACCGGCCTCGGCACGATCCGCACGCCGTTCCTGACCTCGGCCGCGGGCCGGATCGCGCCGGCGCAGGTCGGCCCGATCGGCACGCTGACCGTCGAAGGCAATGTCATCCTGGCCTCCGGATCCCGGCTCCAGATCGACCTGACCCGCACGGGTTCGGACGTCCTGCGCGTCGTCGCCGGCGCCGGCAGCCCCGGCCAGGCCTCGCTCGGGGGCATCGTGCAGTTCCAGACCGGCCTCGGCACCGCGCCGCGCGCCGGCCAGAGCTACACGTTCCTGACCGCGGCCGGCGGCGTCGACCTCACCTTCGATTCGGTGCAGTCGAACCTCGGCACGCTCCAGCCCACCGTCACCTACGGTCCGAACAGCGTCACCGTGTCGCTCGCGGCCGGCAGCCTCGCTGCGACGGCGGCGGCCGGTGGCGGCGGCGGCGGGATCGCCGACACGATCGCCAACCTGCTCGACCAGATCCGCAACGGATCCTATGACGCCCTGTACGGCCTCTACGGCGCGATCGACGTCATGAATCCGCAGATGCTGGCGGCGACGCTGCGCGGGCTCGCGCCCGATCTCGCGGCGGACGGGGTCGTGATGCAGGATCGCCAGAGCCGGATGATGATGAACAACATCACCGACCGTCTCGGCATGCTCGGCACGATCGCTGACGGCACGATGAGCTTCAGCGCCGACAGCGGCCTGTTCTCGGTGATGGCGGGCAACAGCGCGCCGTCGACGCTCGGCGTCGCAAGCGTCGTCCCCGCAAGCACGGCGATGCACGCCCTTCCGCGCGGCGTCACCGGCTTCGCGGCGAGCGGCTTCACCAACTCGGCGTCGACGATCGGCAGCAGCCAGGCCGGCGTCTATGGCGGCCAGCGCAACTGGTATGCGAGCATGGGCCTTGAAACCCAGGTCGCGGATCACGTCACCTTCGGTACCGCGTTCGGCTACTCGCACGGCATTACCCAGCCGGGCGCGGCGCTGTCGCAGAACCAGTCGACGATCAGCCAGGTCGCGGCCTATGGCAGCTATCGCCTCGGCCACGGCGCCTATGTGGCCGGCGTCGCCTCGGCGGAAATCAGCCGGTTCGACGTCAACCGCGCGTTCAGCGCCGGCAACTTCGCCCAGTATTTCGGCGGGGCGACCTCGGCCAGCCGCTATACCGCGATGGCCGAGACCGGCATGAACCTGCCGTTCCACGGCCTGACCGTCACGCCGCGGGCCTCGCTCACTTATTCGAACTACCATCTGAGCGGGTTCCAGGAGCAGGGCGGCGAAGACGCGCTGAAGTTCGACAGCCTGAACATCCAGCGTCTCGAAAGCCGGATCGGCGCGAGCGTCGGTGGCGAAATGCGGATCGGCCGCAGCGGCTGGCGGTTCCAGCCGCAGCTGCGGGCCGATTTCGTCAGTGCGCTGTCGGGCGCCAATAACGGCCTCAGCGTCCGCTTCGCGGCGGCGCCGGATGCGGCCTTCATGCTCCCGATCGCCGGCGGCGACCGGGCGTGGGGCGAAGTCCGCGGTGGCCTGCATATCGGCAACGGCCGGATGAACTTCGGCGCCGGTGTCGAAAGCAGCCTCGGCCGGTCCGATTATCGGGACGACCGTGCGGTGGCCGACTTCACCGTCAACTTCTAA
- a CDS encoding aminoglycoside N(3)-acetyltransferase: MLMIHASLRRLGLARSCHGAGGAELLLDVLDAAVGPGGTLMATLGAFYPMDWVNLRPEAERGALLAGSAAFDWRKAPAQPDVGWLGEAFRRRAGTVESDNPSGRFGARGARARWLMADQPWHDYYGPGSPLQKLCESGGRLLRLGASPDTATALHYAEYLAEIPAKRRTRWDYLIAGPEGPEHVWIECLDDAEGIVRLPGEDYFARILKAYLALGRHREGPVGAARAELIDAADLVAFGTKWMERCLR; the protein is encoded by the coding sequence ATGCTGATGATCCATGCGTCGCTGCGTCGGCTCGGCCTCGCCCGCTCCTGTCATGGGGCGGGCGGGGCCGAACTGCTTCTGGACGTGCTCGACGCCGCGGTCGGGCCGGGCGGCACGCTGATGGCGACGCTCGGCGCCTTCTATCCGATGGACTGGGTGAACCTTCGCCCGGAGGCGGAGCGCGGGGCGCTGCTTGCCGGCAGCGCGGCCTTCGACTGGCGCAAGGCGCCGGCGCAGCCCGATGTCGGCTGGCTTGGCGAAGCGTTCCGGCGGCGCGCGGGCACGGTCGAAAGCGATAATCCGAGCGGCCGGTTCGGGGCCCGCGGCGCGCGAGCCCGGTGGCTCATGGCCGACCAGCCCTGGCACGATTATTACGGGCCGGGATCGCCGCTTCAGAAGCTGTGCGAATCCGGCGGCCGGCTGCTTCGGCTCGGCGCGTCGCCCGATACCGCGACGGCCCTCCATTATGCCGAATATCTGGCCGAGATTCCGGCCAAGCGGCGGACGCGGTGGGATTATCTCATCGCCGGGCCGGAGGGGCCGGAACATGTCTGGATCGAATGCCTCGACGATGCCGAGGGGATCGTGCGGCTGCCGGGCGAGGATTATTTCGCGCGAATCCTGAAGGCCTATCTCGCGCTCGGACGGCATCGCGAGGGCCCGGTTGGCGCGGCGCGGGCCGAACTGATCGATGCGGCCGACCTGGTCGCGTTCGGCACCAAGTGGATGGAGCGCTGCCTGCGCTGA